TAATGTAAATCGTATTCAACGGTTTGAGCTCTCCTTTAATGGAAACCTCTGTGTTTACTTTTCCTCAGGAAATAAAGAATATATTACACGTAAATATGTGACAAGCGTCAAAGAGAAACTGACGTCGGGAGGACTTCGTCATGATAGCTAAAATTTTGCGCCGAATGATATACGGAATCGCTTATGGGGCGATAGCAGTCTTTACCGCCTTAACGATTCTGATGATATTAAACGTAACACTCCCTATCTTTCAGATATGGCTTTATACGTTAGCAAGTCTTGCCCTTGGTATTTACTACGGTCTAGCCTCCTTTATTTTTGAGCTGGAAAGTTGGAGCCCTCTAAAGAAAACCTTAGTACACTACAGTTTATCTATAACTATCTACTTTACCTTTGCGCTTTCTCTACACTGGGTTCCTTTCCATTGGAAAGCAATTTTAGTTACGATTATGGGCTTTACGATTGTTTATGCGTTGTTTTGGTTTGGATACACACTTTATTATAAGAGAGTTGAGTCCTCTCTAAACGATACCTTGCAAAAAAATAAGTAAAAGGGGGAAAGGGGCTTAGAAATGCTTCTAAGGCAGTAAAGCGCTTTAAAGCTTTAGCTCTTAACGGCTATTTGGTTAGCGCTTGTATGGAAAGAGATAACAAGTGTATCTTCAATCAGTGGAGACTTTCTTTCACCCCCGCTGATTTTTAGGCCTCTATGCAAATCGGGCATTTAGATCCTTTTACTTGTTGCCGTATATGGATCTTCAATTCTAGAAGTGAAAATCTTACACCTTGTATGCGAGATAAAGCGAATTATTCATACACCCTTTAGCTGCCGGAAAAAGCGGGTGATACACTATATGTCTCAAACTACAACCAGCGCCTAGGAACGCTGGTTGTCATATTTAGAGCATAAGTCACGTCATCTTACACTAAAAGCATATCTTTAAACCGTCTGTCTCTAATTCTTAATCATTTATGTTTTATTATTAGCTTCATGACAAATGATTATGAATCTAATATAAACTGTACAGACTCTTTTAAACAGTCGTCTGCTTGTACGTAGTCGCCAACCTTATCCATAAATGAGTGAATCATCCCGTTGTAGCGTAAACAATAAATATCTGTACCTGCTTTTTTAGCCTGCTCATAAAAAGCATCTCCCTGAAGACGTAAAGCGTCATATTCACCAGCAATATATAAGGTTCGTGGCATGTTTTTCAGTAAATCTCCTTCCACATTATACGGTGAAATCATCCAGCTCTCGGGGTCCGCATCTTGAATATACCAGCGATCAATAAAATAAAAGAAATCCATAAATCCTTTTATATGTTGATGCACCAGCTCCTCATGCTCATGTACTTTAATTGCAGATAAATCATAAAAACGTTTCAATTGCTCTTCGTTCTTTCCTTGATAAACTACTGGGTAAACGGAAACAGCATTCTTAATATAGTTCGTTCCATATAGCCTGTCTAATAAAGAAACGACATACGTTAAGTTTCCACCAGCCGAATCTCCCATTACATTCAGGTGATTTACATTTACTTTTAATTCCTCGTGATGATGATGGATATAGACTACCATTTTATGTGCATTGATAACAGCTTCCGGATAGGGGTGCTCTGGTGCTAAACCATACTCCACGGAAAAAACTCGTATCCCAGCCAAATCCGCTAAGCGTCTACACGGTAAATCAACAGTGTCTAATGAACCGCCAAAAAATCCGCCTCCATGATAAAACACAATAGCAGGTAACACTTCATTCACTACATCTTTTCTCTCATATGTTCGAACAGGAATACCCTCAAATTCTTTATCTTCCACTACGAGCTCATGGGTTGTAATATCTTTAGCATTTTGCCACCCAATTCCAGCGCGCATCATTTCTACCGTAGGTTCACTTATGGTTTCTGAAGACGATCTATCTTCAGTCATACTTAGCTCTGCAAGTGTTTTTGGGTCTAGATAACCTGACTCGTCCTTTCCTGGAACAAGTTTCACTCGCATTCGCGTATCAGCTGTTTCTATACTTTTCATCAATGAATGATTAGATAAATGCATGATGACCTTCCTTTCGTATTTATCTTATATGTGGTCTTTATATTAGGAAACACTTGAAAAAATCGTCTGTAATAAAGACGATTGTTGATATAAACTTAAAGGGATCACACCAATAAAGATTCCCTGTCTTCGCTTTGGTAAACAAAACAAGGTTTTAAAAAAGTAAATTTACGTTTTATAGCTGTTTTCTTTCTAAGCCACTGCATAGCACTGGTTTTAGAAAAACTGCCTTTTTCCAAGCATATCGTAAGTCGCCTACTTTAACAAATCAATAGGGTAAAACGCTTACCTAGCTAGGCGTCTCCTTCGTATATGTCTTACCTATTAGATTTCCAGAGGCTTTCCTTTTTCACTTGTTAAAACAAGAACCATTAGATGACGTCTTTCCGATACAAAAACCACAAAAGGTTAAAACGATTATAGATTTAATTGTGAACAAAGGCGCAGGGCGCCCGTTTAGCAACGTAGCGAATGGAACGAATCAACTAAAGATTTAGGAATCATGCCCCTGCAACCAGGGGTATGCCGACGCCTGAGCGGCAAGCCCGTGTTTAGTCGGCCTTCCCCTTAGCGACGAACCGATGATGACTTATCGTAGGGCGGTTTCGTGAAGTCGCCTAGTTGCTGGGCGCTGAAGCCGGACGTGGCTATTCAGTTATTTCGTTATCTCCAAGCACCTCATTTTATACTTTTGTATGAAAAAACAACTCTATTTAACTTATCTAACTCATTTATTTTAGACAGTATTTTAAGAATCTAAACATTAAAGCAAAAGTTTTTTCATGATAGATGGTGGCTTGTGCTCTAGGCGAGCCATGCTGGTTTCTTATCTTTATAAAAAAAGGATCATTGATATCCATGAAATGCTGGAGAGAGACTGGATGGTGGAAGTTGATTTCTTGCACAGGTTAACAGGTATTAATATAGGGTTTTTTAATAACTAATAGATTAGTAAACAAGACTTTGCGCTCGTTTATGTAAATAAAAATTCCTCCGCCATGCGCGAGAAGAATGTATAAGGTAATATTTGCGGATATAAGGTGGTAGCTAATCACATGATGTTGCCCTTCTACGACTGTAACAACTGCATTTTTCATTTTTTTAAAATTCGAGTAAGCTATAATTAAAAAGTTAATAAATATAACTACCTGGGCAGCAACACCAAATAGTTCATTCAGTAACCTTGAAGGGGGAAGGGGCAGCTCACATTAGAAAAAAAGTAATCACCTAATGCTTGCAAGGCTTGGGATGATTACTTTTTTGTATTATAAAAGTATAAAATTTTAGGCTTTATTATATGAAAAAGATAGCTTTCGCCCAAAGTCTTAGCGACAATTCAAGTTGTTCTCGACAAAATAGCCGATTTTAAAGTCATAACCATAAAAGATTTAACAGAATTCATTTTATGATTAAAGAATCACTATGCAAGTAGTAGAGTAACAAAAAACGGTCAGTGGAAAGACAATGGTCGACGAATCAATTATGGAGTAAGGGAATGGAACGTTTGCTACCATTACATCCTCTCTTGTAGCCATCCTATGAACATGTTAATTGTAAAGCTCAACTGTTTCCTTCAAAAAGTTTACATAATTCGTAATAAAACCTTTAGGCGTTATAATTTTAACTTTATTACCGAATCCTGCTAAAAAATTGGAAAGAAAATCGGTTCTCAGGCAATTCAATTGTCGCAAGGTAATCTCTTGTCGACACTTTTTTAACGAGATTTTTCCCGTATCTCTCAATAAATTGATCTCTTACAGCAACATCTAACAATAGCTGTACACTAACCAAATTTTGTTGATCGTTGTGTTGTTTTACTTCCCTACATTCTTTATCAGCCCTTGAGAGAAAAGAACCGCCTTTTTGGATATTTAATATTCTTGTCAATTTAAACGTTCGATAGTCTTCCCGTTCTAAACTATATGCAAAAAGATACCAATGCATCTCCCTTAAATGTACTTTATAAGGTTCTACAACTCTATACGTCTTGTTTCCTTTTTGATCCACATATTCAAAATTTAACAACCAGTTATGCTCAATTATATCTTCTTTGATTTGACTTCTTCCTGGCCAATCATAAAAGGTTAAATCAAGTTTAGGAGCAATATTTGCACTGGTCATTCCGTTAATTTTTTGAACCGTAGTTTGAATTTCTTGATTCGTAATCAGTTGCTCAAACCTGCCTAAAGCTACGAGTATATTTTCAATATCTTGACTATTTTAATAGCCGCTTATCGAACTTATACTCTTCCATTAGCGCGTGCCCTCCTTCAGCACCATACTTCGCATAAATAGGGATGTTTGCATAACTTAATGTTTCCATATCACGTTGAATCGTTCGTTTCGTTACATTAAAAAGCCGACTAAATTCTGACGCCGAAACAACTTCCTTTTGTAGTAGGATCATAACTATTGAGATAAGTCGCTCAATTTTTTTCATATTTTCCTCCCATATACGACATACTGTTGTCGTCTATGTTCTATTATACTTCAATTACCAAGAGGAGGTAATAAATGATGGAAGCAATAGCATATGTACAATTTGCTGGAAAGGCAGAAAAAGCATTAGGCTTTTATGAAAAGGCATTACAGGCAACAAGCGTAAAAAAGGTTAAATTTGGGGATTTTGGTCATAACCCAAATGCTCCAATAACGGAAGAAGAACAAAACATGATCATGGAATCTCGTATTGAGTTTTCAGGAAATACATTAATGATCTCTGATGTTCTACCTTCTATGGAAGCTGTGACAGATGAAGTCACAAAGGGGAATACCGTCTTAATTAGTATCATCGATGCTGGTCCAGAAATGAATAAACAAAGTTTTGAAAAGCTTTCAGAAGGCTGCACTGTGATCATGCCGTTATCTTCTACGCCATAGTCAGCAAGCTTTGGAATGTTAATCGATAAATTTGATGTAATGTGGAAATTTAATAGTGAGGCAAGTAAATTCCTTGATAGTTTCGTAAATTAAATTTGTACTATTAGAGTTGGGACCTCGTCAATATTTTATTGGAATACGCAATAAGACAGCATTTCCAAACAAACTCTGAAGCTCCTAATTGGGGGATTTTTAGAGTTTGTTTTTTTCTGTTATCGTAGAAGCCTTTCAATTAGAAGTATTGATGTGATAGATTTAGAATATTTATCTATAGTAGAGCACAACATCAAGATATTCATCAGGGACAGTACTTATTGCCCAAAACTAGAGGGGAATCTACATAACAATGGATGAATGATTGAAATATTGCCTCGAGAATCCTACAGCACCTTATACGAGATAAACTAAAAACTCCTCTTCTACAGAAATTCTGAGCTATAAGCTATTTTATTGTAAACAGTTTCATCACCAAGTAAAATATACAGTATAAGTAAATATTTTAGAAAAAGAGAGGGAGTAAGGAGTCATGAACAGCAAAGTGAATACAGCGCAGCTCATTGATCCATCGTACAAGCTATATATTGGCGGTCAATGGGTAGAAGGCACGGAAGGCAGAAAAATAGCTAGCTACAATCCTAGTACTGGTGAAAAACTCTCTGAAGTGATTGATGCGACACATGCTGATGTCGATATGGCAGTG
This genomic interval from Virgibacillus pantothenticus contains the following:
- a CDS encoding helix-turn-helix transcriptional regulator — its product is MTSANIAPKLDLTFYDWPGRSQIKEDIIEHNWLLNFEYVDQKGNKTYRVVEPYKVHLREMHWYLFAYSLEREDYRTFKLTRILNIQKGGSFLSRADKECREVKQHNDQQNLVSVQLLLDVAVRDQFIERYGKNLVKKVSTRDYLATIELPENRFSFQFFSRIR
- a CDS encoding DUF3021 domain-containing protein → MIAKILRRMIYGIAYGAIAVFTALTILMILNVTLPIFQIWLYTLASLALGIYYGLASFIFELESWSPLKKTLVHYSLSITIYFTFALSLHWVPFHWKAILVTIMGFTIVYALFWFGYTLYYKRVESSLNDTLQKNK
- a CDS encoding VOC family protein; its protein translation is MMEAIAYVQFAGKAEKALGFYEKALQATSVKKVKFGDFGHNPNAPITEEEQNMIMESRIEFSGNTLMISDVLPSMEAVTDEVTKGNTVLISIIDAGPEMNKQSFEKLSEGCTVIMPLSSTP
- a CDS encoding alpha/beta hydrolase fold domain-containing protein, yielding MHLSNHSLMKSIETADTRMRVKLVPGKDESGYLDPKTLAELSMTEDRSSSETISEPTVEMMRAGIGWQNAKDITTHELVVEDKEFEGIPVRTYERKDVVNEVLPAIVFYHGGGFFGGSLDTVDLPCRRLADLAGIRVFSVEYGLAPEHPYPEAVINAHKMVVYIHHHHEELKVNVNHLNVMGDSAGGNLTYVVSLLDRLYGTNYIKNAVSVYPVVYQGKNEEQLKRFYDLSAIKVHEHEELVHQHIKGFMDFFYFIDRWYIQDADPESWMISPYNVEGDLLKNMPRTLYIAGEYDALRLQGDAFYEQAKKAGTDIYCLRYNGMIHSFMDKVGDYVQADDCLKESVQFILDS
- a CDS encoding helix-turn-helix transcriptional regulator, giving the protein MKKIERLISIVMILLQKEVVSASEFSRLFNVTKRTIQRDMETLSYANIPIYAKYGAEGGHALMEEYKFDKRLLK